One segment of Arcanobacterium haemolyticum DSM 20595 DNA contains the following:
- a CDS encoding Na+/H+ antiporter subunit D, with the protein MNPNVLVALPVVVPILGAGLSLASASFRRLQGWISVSILSIVLVVDGMLVVLAGSGPLVLDIGGWASPVGISLVADRLSAIMLLTSVAVTLSVLIYSVAQGVADGDDAAPIAVYHPAFLLLSAGVSNAFLSGDLFNIYVGFELLLMASFVLITLGGTRDRIRSGTVYIVVSLMSSVVLLIAIALVYASAGTVNLAQLALRLPDVDPGVRLGIQTLLLIGFGIKAAVFPLSAWLPDSYPTAPAPVTAVFAGLLTKVGIYTMIRTQTLLFPSNRLDVMLGVFAIVTMLAGIFGAVAQQDIKRLLSFTLVSHIGYMLWGISTSTDDGLGAGIYYAVHHITVQTALFLVVGLIERRGGTTSLVKLGSLAKLAPALAVIYFIPALNLAGIPPLSGFFGKIGLMQASVDRAWGIDWWLIGAGIITSLLTLYAVTRAWNMTFWQEAPQPLESKPIPRGMMLSATVLVGLTIGISIGAGPITAYTHDAAAELNARMPYISAVLPDAERGTGQSPHVTEQKEVPHE; encoded by the coding sequence ATGAACCCGAACGTGTTGGTTGCCTTGCCGGTTGTGGTGCCGATTTTAGGCGCAGGATTATCGCTGGCATCCGCGTCTTTTCGGCGTTTGCAGGGGTGGATTTCGGTGTCGATTTTGAGCATCGTGCTAGTTGTGGATGGAATGCTGGTTGTGCTGGCTGGTTCTGGCCCCCTTGTTCTCGATATTGGTGGATGGGCTTCTCCTGTAGGAATCAGTTTAGTTGCGGATAGGTTATCGGCAATCATGCTTCTGACCTCGGTTGCCGTGACCTTGAGTGTGCTCATATATTCAGTTGCACAAGGCGTGGCAGATGGAGATGACGCAGCCCCTATCGCTGTGTATCATCCTGCTTTCTTGCTTCTCTCTGCTGGCGTATCGAACGCATTCCTATCTGGAGATCTGTTCAATATTTACGTGGGGTTTGAACTCTTGTTGATGGCGTCATTCGTCCTGATTACATTGGGTGGAACCCGCGATCGCATCCGTTCAGGCACGGTCTATATTGTGGTCTCCCTGATGTCTTCCGTTGTGCTCCTGATTGCGATTGCACTGGTGTATGCATCGGCGGGTACAGTGAATTTGGCCCAGTTGGCATTGCGGCTTCCTGACGTCGATCCGGGAGTGCGCCTGGGAATCCAAACTCTGCTTTTGATCGGTTTCGGCATCAAGGCTGCCGTGTTTCCGCTATCCGCGTGGCTTCCAGATTCATACCCAACGGCGCCTGCACCCGTGACAGCCGTGTTTGCTGGCCTACTCACAAAAGTGGGTATTTACACGATGATCCGCACACAAACGTTGCTCTTCCCATCGAATCGACTTGACGTGATGCTAGGCGTATTTGCAATCGTCACCATGCTGGCAGGTATTTTCGGTGCAGTGGCGCAGCAAGACATCAAACGCCTGCTGTCCTTCACCCTGGTGTCTCACATCGGCTATATGCTCTGGGGAATCTCCACGTCAACCGATGATGGACTCGGTGCCGGCATCTACTACGCCGTTCACCACATCACCGTTCAGACAGCACTCTTCCTTGTGGTAGGGCTCATTGAACGCCGCGGTGGAACCACGTCGCTTGTCAAACTCGGATCCCTAGCAAAACTGGCGCCGGCGCTCGCGGTTATCTACTTCATCCCCGCGCTCAATTTAGCTGGCATTCCGCCACTTTCTGGTTTCTTCGGAAAGATCGGGCTGATGCAGGCATCTGTTGATCGAGCATGGGGAATCGACTGGTGGCTGATCGGGGCAGGGATCATCACGTCGTTACTCACGTTGTATGCCGTGACTCGCGCCTGGAACATGACCTTCTGGCAGGAAGCCCCACAACCGTTAGAAAGTAAACCGATCCCGCGCGGAATGATGCTATCTGCCACCGTGCTTGTTGGCCTCACCATCGGGATCTCGATCGGGGCTGGCCCGATCACTGCGTACACCCACGATGCTGCCGCGGAACTCAATGCTCGAATGCCATATATCTCGGCAGTACTCCCAGATGCTGAACGCGGAACAGGGCAGAGTCCGCATGTGACCGAACAAAAGGAAGTGCCACATGAATAA
- a CDS encoding Na+/H+ antiporter subunit E, with product MNKRSSRSVRHAVLQSERFPHASMGLLIGLIFVWVMLWGEFTVGNVVAGFLLALFVTTVAPFPSAPFDGRFRPWGVILLVLFVAWEMMQATWQIAWFVICGSRPHPAVIKVHLKSKSDIYIATVAGVTGLIPGTVVIDTNREESTIYVHIFDCRLAGGTDAARESILIVEERILRAFASHDELVSAGYIPGPSRTYGRLEDQA from the coding sequence ATGAATAAACGCAGTTCACGATCCGTACGTCACGCGGTCTTACAGTCTGAACGTTTCCCTCACGCATCAATGGGGCTCCTGATCGGGCTCATATTCGTATGGGTGATGCTCTGGGGCGAATTCACGGTAGGGAATGTAGTTGCCGGGTTCTTGCTCGCGCTGTTCGTCACCACGGTGGCGCCATTCCCATCAGCACCTTTCGACGGCCGATTCCGCCCCTGGGGAGTTATTCTTCTTGTTCTCTTTGTGGCGTGGGAAATGATGCAGGCAACATGGCAAATCGCATGGTTTGTTATATGCGGATCACGCCCACATCCCGCTGTGATCAAAGTGCACTTAAAATCAAAATCAGATATTTACATCGCCACCGTTGCAGGCGTGACAGGCCTCATTCCTGGAACCGTTGTTATTGATACAAACCGTGAAGAATCAACGATTTACGTGCATATCTTCGATTGTCGCCTTGCAGGTGGAACCGATGCCGCCCGCGAATCAATCCTGATCGTGGAAGAACGAATCCTGCGGGCATTCGCATCCCATGATGAACTCGTATCGGCAGGCTACATACCCGGCCCGTCACGAACATACGGACGATTGGAGGACCAAGCATGA
- a CDS encoding monovalent cation/H+ antiporter complex subunit F gives MMWVIGASAVVELIAIALLLWRLGRGPTTLDRVVTLDMITSAVVGGIAILFAFTRRTDLLPVFVVLSLVGFVGSTVAARNATEERQ, from the coding sequence ATGATGTGGGTTATTGGCGCAAGCGCCGTCGTCGAACTAATCGCCATCGCACTGTTACTGTGGCGGCTCGGGCGCGGCCCAACCACGCTCGATCGTGTGGTAACGCTGGATATGATCACGTCCGCGGTGGTGGGCGGAATCGCGATCCTCTTCGCGTTCACGCGGCGAACCGATCTTCTGCCCGTGTTCGTGGTGTTATCGCTCGTAGGGTTCGTGGGCTCAACCGTGGCTGCTCGAAACGCAACGGAGGAACGGCAATGA
- the mnhG gene encoding monovalent cation/H(+) antiporter subunit G gives MIAFMDWLGVSLIFIGSLLTLIAAIGAVRLPDVLSLQHIATKPQVMSLMLFMIGVMLVVRDSTVTWTLLAVIAFQLVTSPISAHVISRAAYRTHKVDNSRFDVDDLDQDLRSGWDLTVD, from the coding sequence ATGATCGCATTCATGGATTGGCTGGGAGTCAGCCTCATCTTCATCGGAAGCCTTCTCACGCTCATCGCCGCGATCGGAGCGGTGCGTCTGCCTGACGTCCTCTCCCTGCAACACATCGCAACTAAACCCCAGGTCATGTCGCTTATGTTGTTCATGATCGGAGTGATGCTGGTGGTGCGGGACAGCACGGTTACCTGGACTCTGCTGGCAGTGATCGCCTTTCAACTCGTCACCTCGCCGATTTCTGCTCACGTCATTTCACGAGCGGCATACCGTACCCATAAGGTCGATAACTCGCGGTTCGATGTTGACGATTTGGATCAAGACCTGCGTTCCGGATGGGATCTCACGGTAGACTAA
- a CDS encoding DUF4235 domain-containing protein — protein sequence MNLGYRLLSLATGAVAGMVARQVVTVIWEKGFGQTAPSGDETDVDLPLAQIATFAAVTAGVTAYVNEAMQRKTAQWYGETPHQ from the coding sequence ATGAACCTCGGATATCGCCTCTTGAGCCTCGCTACCGGTGCCGTAGCAGGAATGGTTGCACGCCAGGTTGTGACCGTTATTTGGGAAAAGGGTTTCGGGCAGACTGCGCCTAGTGGCGACGAAACCGACGTCGATCTCCCGCTCGCACAAATCGCAACGTTCGCTGCCGTAACCGCTGGTGTTACCGCCTATGTAAACGAAGCAATGCAACGCAAAACCGCCCAATGGTATGGAGAAACTCCACATCAGTGA
- a CDS encoding thiamine ABC transporter substrate-binding protein, whose protein sequence is MKTRKFGLALVTAAALALSACTSSVPAKKAEEPAKEEKKAEVVKVVTNGSFTLPDDVLAEFTKKSGFKVELLNGEESGTLESKIILTKNKPVGDVVIGLTANNVAQVAEAGVFDSTVKVAGPAGADKYTVKGAEGAIAVDRSDACFNYDIAYFKDKGLTPPAGLEDLVKPEYKNLTVIQDPSKSDTGFALLASTISTFGEEGYVDYWKKLLANGTKVDASWKDAYQVDFTAGEGKGAYPIVMSYASSPFWTITKAGDSSTTANVAGGCYPVVEYAGVLKGAKNTEGAKKFLEWISSPEMQTVIAKENVTYPIDESAQLPKGMAEFAPRPDAVKPLEPKMIVESKEKWITSVTELFS, encoded by the coding sequence ATGAAAACCCGTAAGTTTGGGCTTGCACTTGTTACCGCAGCCGCTCTGGCATTGAGCGCCTGCACATCCAGCGTTCCAGCCAAGAAAGCTGAAGAACCAGCCAAGGAAGAAAAGAAGGCTGAGGTAGTCAAGGTTGTTACCAACGGTTCCTTCACCCTGCCAGATGATGTGCTGGCTGAGTTCACCAAGAAATCCGGTTTCAAAGTGGAACTGCTTAACGGTGAAGAATCCGGCACGCTCGAATCCAAAATTATTTTGACCAAGAACAAGCCAGTTGGCGATGTGGTTATTGGTTTGACTGCGAATAATGTTGCTCAAGTTGCTGAAGCTGGCGTCTTCGATTCCACAGTCAAGGTTGCTGGGCCAGCAGGCGCAGATAAGTACACCGTTAAAGGCGCTGAAGGCGCGATCGCCGTTGATCGTTCCGATGCCTGCTTCAACTACGATATCGCCTACTTCAAGGATAAGGGCCTCACTCCGCCAGCCGGATTGGAAGATTTGGTGAAGCCGGAATACAAGAACCTCACCGTTATCCAGGACCCATCCAAGTCTGATACCGGTTTCGCGCTCCTCGCCTCCACCATTTCCACATTCGGTGAAGAAGGATACGTGGACTACTGGAAGAAACTCTTGGCCAACGGAACCAAGGTTGACGCAAGCTGGAAGGACGCCTACCAGGTAGATTTCACCGCTGGTGAAGGCAAGGGTGCATACCCAATCGTCATGTCCTACGCGTCCTCCCCATTCTGGACCATCACTAAAGCTGGCGATTCCTCCACCACCGCAAACGTTGCTGGCGGCTGCTACCCAGTAGTGGAATACGCAGGCGTGCTCAAGGGTGCTAAGAACACCGAAGGCGCAAAGAAGTTCCTCGAATGGATCTCCAGCCCGGAAATGCAGACTGTCATTGCTAAAGAAAACGTCACCTACCCAATCGATGAATCTGCACAGCTACCAAAAGGAATGGCCGAATTCGCGCCACGTCCAGATGCAGTCAAACCACTCGAACCAAAGATGATCGTCGAATCCAAAGAAAAGTGGATCACGTCCGTCACTGAACTCTTCTCATGA
- a CDS encoding ABC transporter permease → MMKHPAQRPLILWALCALGPALFLALFFFAPVADLLSLGVDELAGSWAESGVSGLIDQLSRARAFEALLTTLGLAFAGTILSIAVGIPAAYVVYRIRFRGQTIVRFLIVFPFVLPTIAVATAFRALYDSAGLFGGLGLAGSPVLIVLAMMFFNISVIVRTVGASWSTLNPNHEAAARTLGASPARAFLTVTWPRLAPAVYSASTLVFLYCSTSYSLVMILGSTRTHTLETEIYRQTSQFLNLGTAALLSLVQVIVVVIALIISHYVSKKATVADSYSRFIAAPPRITTRQIPLVAGVLGIVTALIILPIVQVLIRSLRRNGEFTLQNYTDLFRSGAARSVDFPIATTIGQSLEAAVYATVIAVVVGATVSLLVTRKLRIHHETWQKITGIYDALFIFPVGISSVTLGFGMLVALGGSLAFISESPLLLPLAQALVALPILIRTIVPMLMRTNRKLYGPALTLGASPLRAFFTVEGPTLMRALGVAAGFAFAISIGEFSATSFLVLQREPTLPVMIYHLIGRAGATDQGMAYAGTVFLCAITAIVMLIVEKLSAVGAGVGAGAAVGAGAGATTGANHSTHADAGATTLSLPLTTKQPATTKEPR, encoded by the coding sequence ATGATGAAGCACCCCGCACAGCGCCCACTGATTTTGTGGGCGCTGTGCGCGCTTGGGCCAGCACTTTTCCTCGCACTATTCTTTTTCGCTCCGGTTGCTGACCTGTTGAGCCTTGGCGTTGACGAACTCGCTGGGAGCTGGGCTGAATCCGGGGTTTCCGGGCTAATCGATCAGTTGAGCAGGGCACGGGCGTTTGAGGCCTTGCTGACCACTCTTGGGCTGGCCTTCGCCGGCACGATCCTCTCCATTGCCGTTGGTATTCCAGCAGCCTACGTGGTGTATCGGATACGATTCCGCGGGCAGACAATCGTGCGATTTCTGATCGTGTTCCCGTTCGTGCTGCCAACCATCGCCGTGGCCACCGCATTTCGCGCACTCTACGATTCCGCCGGCCTGTTTGGCGGGCTTGGGCTTGCCGGATCACCTGTGCTCATCGTGCTCGCCATGATGTTCTTCAACATCTCCGTGATCGTGCGAACCGTGGGAGCATCCTGGTCCACGCTCAACCCCAACCATGAAGCGGCCGCCCGCACACTCGGCGCATCACCCGCCCGTGCGTTCCTTACCGTTACCTGGCCCCGCCTTGCTCCAGCCGTCTACTCGGCATCCACCCTAGTATTCCTCTACTGTTCCACCTCATACAGCCTAGTCATGATACTTGGCTCAACCCGCACCCACACCCTAGAAACCGAAATCTATCGGCAAACATCCCAATTCTTAAACCTCGGAACCGCCGCTCTTCTGTCCCTCGTCCAAGTCATCGTCGTGGTGATCGCCCTGATCATCTCCCACTACGTCAGTAAAAAAGCAACAGTTGCCGATTCCTATTCACGATTCATCGCCGCTCCACCACGCATCACCACCCGGCAGATTCCACTAGTTGCCGGAGTGCTCGGGATCGTCACCGCCCTGATTATCCTCCCGATCGTCCAAGTCCTCATCCGATCCCTCCGCCGCAACGGAGAATTCACCCTTCAAAATTACACAGACCTCTTCCGGTCCGGAGCCGCCCGCTCCGTCGATTTCCCCATCGCCACAACCATCGGGCAATCACTCGAAGCGGCAGTCTATGCAACCGTGATCGCCGTCGTCGTCGGTGCAACCGTATCGCTCCTCGTCACCCGAAAACTCCGAATCCACCACGAAACCTGGCAAAAAATCACCGGAATCTACGATGCGCTCTTCATCTTCCCCGTAGGAATCTCCTCCGTTACGCTCGGCTTCGGAATGCTCGTAGCGCTCGGCGGCTCACTCGCCTTCATCTCAGAATCGCCACTCCTCCTCCCACTCGCACAAGCACTCGTAGCCCTCCCCATCCTCATCCGCACAATCGTGCCCATGCTGATGCGCACCAACCGGAAACTCTACGGCCCCGCACTCACACTCGGAGCCAGCCCACTACGCGCATTCTTCACCGTTGAAGGGCCCACTCTCATGCGCGCCCTCGGAGTAGCCGCCGGATTCGCCTTCGCCATCAGCATCGGCGAATTCTCCGCCACCTCATTCCTAGTGCTCCAACGCGAACCCACCCTGCCCGTCATGATCTACCACCTCATCGGGCGCGCCGGCGCTACCGATCAAGGCATGGCCTACGCCGGAACCGTGTTCCTTTGCGCCATCACCGCGATCGTTATGCTGATCGTGGAGAAGTTGAGTGCGGTTGGTGCGGGTGTCGGTGCGGGTGCGGCTGTCGGTGCTGGCGCGGGTGCAACTACCGGTGCGAATCACAGCACGCATGCCGATGCTGGCGCCACCACACTCTCCCTACCACTCACTACAAAGCAACCAGCCACTACAAAGGAACCGCGATGA
- a CDS encoding ABC transporter ATP-binding protein, with product MSAISVSHVNLTYPNGYHALRDLSIDVEHGQTVALLGASGSGKSTLLRAIAGLEPISSGTISIGGTNMAGVPTHRRHVGMVFQDGQLFPHRNVERNISYGLEMAGMKRSEREARVADMLELVGLAGFGQRPVGTLSGGQAQRVALARSLAPRPQVLLLDEPLSALDKELRERLAVDVRQILRNSQMTAIFVTHDPDEATIVADRVLRMAEGAFVS from the coding sequence ATGAGCGCAATCAGTGTCTCCCACGTTAACCTCACCTACCCGAACGGCTACCATGCCCTGCGTGACCTCAGCATCGACGTAGAACACGGGCAAACCGTGGCGCTGCTCGGCGCATCCGGGTCCGGGAAATCCACTCTGCTCCGCGCAATCGCCGGACTAGAGCCGATCAGCAGCGGCACAATCTCCATCGGCGGCACCAATATGGCTGGCGTTCCCACCCATCGCCGGCACGTTGGCATGGTGTTCCAAGACGGCCAACTCTTCCCACACCGCAACGTAGAACGCAACATCTCCTACGGGTTAGAAATGGCTGGCATGAAACGTTCTGAACGCGAAGCTCGCGTTGCTGACATGCTCGAACTTGTGGGCCTGGCGGGATTCGGGCAGCGTCCCGTAGGGACTCTGTCCGGGGGCCAAGCGCAACGAGTTGCCTTGGCCCGATCGCTCGCCCCACGGCCACAGGTACTTCTTCTGGACGAACCCCTATCGGCACTAGACAAAGAGCTGCGCGAACGGCTGGCAGTAGATGTGCGCCAGATCCTGCGAAACTCCCAGATGACAGCCATTTTCGTCACTCACGATCCCGACGAAGCCACCATCGTTGCCGATCGCGTGCTCCGCATGGCAGAGGGGGCATTCGTTTCCTAG
- a CDS encoding family 20 glycosylhydrolase produces the protein MGVWVPTTTVAVVSDLAFRHEGERLASELGDRGVAAQVDEAPGVALRVILQVAAEDLATPETATVVVDESTIVVTASAPVGIFRATRRILAAFDETGSVPCGEFEVSPLVAERGLHIDAARKYVDAEWMKDRIREAAAIGLNVIQWHFSENEGFRLESEAFPQIVSEHRITRDEAREILALARDLYVEIIPSLDMPGHLRKALASFPHLQLPPADLAPDAEPLAIPDTGHALNIALPEALDFARELIDDFADLFAGCRSWHLGGDEFVDFARISEYPMLAEAAREKFGADANGFDLLTDFVNQIGAYVKSLGFTPRVWNDGMLRGNVVGLDPDIVLTWWTNWHPDMRPVADALEANYRIVNFNDSLFYYVLGENAGYRYPTAERIINANWHPGFFPQLPPRVSTSSNAMRTVDQTIQEIPTIGGAYPEQLVGAFFSIWADRADAQTQEEVAAGIREPLREFAARCWAS, from the coding sequence ATGGGCGTGTGGGTTCCGACGACGACGGTGGCGGTCGTTTCCGATTTGGCTTTCCGTCACGAAGGTGAGCGGCTTGCGTCTGAGCTGGGCGATCGTGGTGTGGCGGCACAGGTTGATGAGGCTCCGGGGGTGGCGCTTCGGGTAATTTTGCAGGTTGCTGCGGAAGATCTTGCTACGCCTGAGACGGCAACTGTTGTAGTTGATGAGTCCACGATTGTTGTGACGGCATCGGCCCCTGTTGGGATTTTCCGTGCTACGCGCCGTATTTTGGCGGCGTTTGATGAAACCGGTTCGGTGCCATGCGGGGAGTTTGAGGTTTCCCCGCTGGTGGCTGAACGTGGCTTACATATTGATGCTGCTCGTAAGTATGTTGATGCGGAATGGATGAAGGATCGGATCCGTGAGGCTGCTGCGATCGGTTTGAATGTTATTCAGTGGCATTTTTCTGAGAATGAAGGGTTCCGGTTGGAATCGGAGGCATTCCCTCAGATCGTGTCGGAGCATCGGATTACGCGTGATGAGGCTCGTGAGATTTTGGCGTTGGCGCGCGATCTGTATGTGGAGATCATTCCGTCGTTGGATATGCCTGGCCATTTGCGCAAGGCGCTCGCATCCTTCCCTCACTTGCAACTTCCACCTGCTGATCTTGCGCCTGATGCGGAACCGTTGGCGATTCCTGATACCGGCCATGCGTTGAATATTGCGTTGCCGGAGGCGCTTGATTTTGCGCGTGAGCTGATTGATGATTTTGCAGATTTGTTCGCGGGATGCCGTTCGTGGCATCTTGGTGGCGATGAATTTGTTGATTTCGCTCGGATTTCTGAGTACCCAATGTTGGCAGAGGCTGCCCGCGAAAAGTTTGGGGCGGACGCGAATGGATTCGATCTGCTCACGGATTTTGTGAACCAGATCGGTGCCTATGTGAAGAGTCTGGGCTTTACTCCGCGCGTCTGGAATGATGGGATGTTGCGCGGCAACGTGGTGGGCCTCGATCCGGATATCGTGCTGACCTGGTGGACTAACTGGCATCCTGATATGCGGCCGGTGGCTGACGCCTTGGAGGCCAACTACCGGATCGTCAATTTTAACGATTCGCTCTTCTACTATGTGTTGGGAGAGAACGCCGGTTACCGCTACCCCACTGCCGAACGTATTATCAACGCGAACTGGCATCCGGGATTTTTTCCGCAGTTGCCACCGCGGGTATCGACGTCGTCGAACGCCATGCGAACCGTGGATCAAACAATTCAAGAAATCCCAACTATTGGCGGCGCGTATCCAGAGCAGCTGGTGGGCGCGTTCTTCTCGATTTGGGCGGATAGGGCGGATGCGCAGACTCAAGAGGAAGTGGCGGCCGGAATCCGCGAACCGTTGCGCGAATTCGCGGCGCGGTGCTGGGCTTCCTAG
- a CDS encoding carbohydrate ABC transporter permease produces MSTNTSPDFVRHDRAYRSRGSSDIMKPSLAGLIGKYVMLFAVLAVMVFPFLWQLSTSFKGATENIYDFPPTIFPEAPTLDNYAEVFRTIPVLNYAWHSLLVGVGTVVSNVIFATLGGYALGCLKFKGKGLIMAIFFSTLLLPGEVTLTSQYLTVKALGMANTLWGVFLPGAISAINVLLIAAACRMIPPDVLDAATIDGATTWQRLRHIVWPNIRGMVSVIALFAFIGAWDDFLWPLVVLSDPAKYTLTVGMQYLNSNFAANPRVIAAGTMIALVPIIILFATLQKQFFKGVEEGGVKQ; encoded by the coding sequence ATGAGCACGAACACCTCACCAGATTTCGTCCGCCACGATCGCGCCTACCGAAGCCGCGGTTCTTCAGACATCATGAAGCCGTCCCTAGCTGGGCTTATTGGCAAGTATGTGATGCTGTTCGCGGTTCTGGCCGTGATGGTGTTCCCGTTCTTGTGGCAGCTGTCCACGTCGTTCAAGGGCGCCACGGAGAACATTTACGATTTTCCTCCAACGATCTTCCCGGAAGCTCCCACACTGGATAATTATGCGGAAGTGTTCCGCACGATACCAGTGTTGAACTACGCATGGCATTCGTTGCTGGTTGGCGTGGGCACTGTGGTGTCGAACGTTATTTTTGCGACGCTTGGCGGTTACGCTCTTGGCTGTTTGAAGTTCAAGGGCAAGGGCCTGATTATGGCGATCTTCTTCTCTACGTTGCTTCTGCCAGGCGAAGTTACTCTGACCAGCCAGTACCTCACGGTGAAGGCTCTTGGTATGGCGAACACGCTGTGGGGCGTGTTCTTGCCGGGCGCGATTTCTGCGATTAACGTGTTGCTGATTGCGGCGGCGTGCCGCATGATTCCGCCGGACGTCTTGGATGCCGCCACGATCGATGGCGCTACCACGTGGCAGCGTTTGCGCCATATTGTGTGGCCGAATATTCGCGGTATGGTCTCGGTTATTGCACTGTTTGCGTTCATTGGCGCGTGGGATGATTTCTTGTGGCCGTTGGTTGTGTTGTCTGATCCTGCGAAGTACACGCTCACGGTTGGTATGCAGTATTTGAATTCGAACTTTGCGGCGAATCCGCGTGTGATTGCGGCGGGTACGATGATTGCTTTGGTCCCGATTATTATCCTGTTCGCCACGTTGCAGAAGCAGTTCTTCAAGGGCGTTGAGGAAGGCGGCGTGAAGCAGTAA
- a CDS encoding carbohydrate ABC transporter permease, protein MRRQKWYTPYLLTLPGVIWVLVFALWPFLNTVALAFTDARPLRPANFVGLQNFENLFSDERFIYALTTSLVYVVVCVPLLTFLPLLLALLVHNKIPGIGFFRTTFYFPVIASAVVVAIVWEFLFSGNGTINEALKFFGMIDRPVEFLSDRWLLIGAAIGLTVWKGLGYYMVVYLAALGNVGRDLHEAAALDGAGRWRRFWSVTVPGVRGPMMLVSVLICVAAMRVFTELYVLSNGSGGPGGRAMSVVMLIQSAGKGLNGHVGYASAISLVLFALTLIPLLIVGISNNGDMIRDMLAARRMRKAHKAALRHAKETALVTTGTITEEGMSA, encoded by the coding sequence ATGAGACGACAGAAATGGTACACCCCGTACCTGCTGACACTACCAGGAGTGATTTGGGTACTTGTTTTTGCCCTATGGCCATTCCTCAATACCGTGGCGCTCGCCTTCACAGACGCTCGTCCCCTCCGTCCAGCCAACTTTGTTGGGCTCCAAAACTTTGAGAACCTTTTCAGTGACGAACGGTTTATCTATGCGTTGACGACGTCGCTTGTGTACGTCGTGGTGTGCGTCCCACTCCTCACGTTCCTCCCACTGTTGCTCGCGTTGCTGGTTCACAACAAAATCCCGGGCATCGGCTTCTTCCGCACCACGTTCTACTTCCCGGTGATCGCTTCGGCGGTTGTTGTGGCAATCGTGTGGGAGTTCCTCTTTTCTGGAAACGGCACGATCAACGAAGCCTTGAAGTTCTTCGGCATGATCGATCGTCCGGTTGAATTCTTATCGGATCGTTGGCTGCTGATTGGCGCCGCGATCGGCTTGACCGTGTGGAAGGGCCTCGGCTACTACATGGTTGTTTACTTGGCAGCGTTGGGCAATGTGGGCCGTGATCTCCACGAAGCGGCCGCACTCGATGGCGCTGGCCGGTGGCGCCGCTTCTGGTCCGTTACGGTTCCTGGCGTGCGTGGCCCGATGATGCTCGTGTCGGTTCTGATCTGTGTTGCCGCAATGCGAGTCTTCACCGAACTTTACGTCTTGTCTAACGGTTCGGGAGGCCCGGGCGGGCGGGCGATGAGCGTCGTGATGTTGATCCAATCCGCAGGCAAGGGCTTGAACGGCCACGTGGGTTACGCATCCGCGATTTCCCTGGTTCTGTTCGCTCTCACGCTGATCCCACTCTTGATCGTTGGTATCTCTAACAATGGCGACATGATCCGCGACATGCTGGCCGCCCGCCGCATGCGCAAAGCGCATAAGGCGGCACTCCGCCACGCGAAAGAAACGGCCTTAGTAACAACGGGCACGATTACCGAGGAGGGCATGTCCGCATGA